A single region of the Spirochaetota bacterium genome encodes:
- a CDS encoding kelch repeat-containing protein: MRHRISFVSLVVVALVLTSCGGNNPLSLTPVSYNANAWQEAVATSPFTARGYATAVSYNGKIWIAGGEISSGVYTNDVWSSTDGISWTQATNKAAFSRRYGHSMVVYDNKMWVMCGHDGSQFLRDAYYSTDGENWTLANANAFPSGRSGIRFVVYNNMLWAIGCYTTSPQNTVYQSADGINWTLVTNIAFTSGGRYHTAVCVFKDAMWVIGGTLNGQLTNDVYRSTDGGTWTRMSTFAGASGRSFHGAFAGTEKMYYTSGQDSYGSETGTKQDVISSMDGITWSTVTSSAGYGARTGAVILVHNSKIWIIAGKSDGSTYLKNVWNTH, translated from the coding sequence ATGAGGCACCGAATATCATTCGTTTCCTTGGTAGTCGTTGCTCTTGTTTTGACATCCTGCGGCGGGAACAACCCGCTTTCATTGACACCGGTGTCGTATAATGCAAATGCGTGGCAGGAGGCAGTCGCTACTTCCCCGTTTACAGCGAGGGGATATGCCACGGCCGTTTCATACAATGGAAAGATCTGGATCGCCGGAGGAGAGATAAGCTCCGGAGTGTACACGAATGATGTTTGGTCAAGTACGGACGGTATTTCATGGACACAGGCCACGAACAAAGCCGCTTTTTCACGGCGATACGGCCATTCCATGGTGGTGTATGATAATAAAATGTGGGTCATGTGCGGTCATGACGGTTCACAATTCCTGAGAGATGCGTATTATTCGACCGACGGGGAGAATTGGACTCTTGCGAATGCCAATGCATTTCCTTCCGGCCGCAGCGGCATACGTTTCGTCGTCTACAACAATATGCTTTGGGCTATCGGCTGTTACACAACGTCTCCTCAAAATACGGTATACCAGTCAGCCGACGGCATTAATTGGACCTTGGTCACGAATATTGCATTCACTTCAGGTGGGCGCTACCATACGGCTGTTTGTGTGTTCAAGGATGCGATGTGGGTGATCGGTGGAACACTCAATGGACAGCTCACCAACGATGTGTACCGTTCAACCGACGGGGGCACATGGACGAGGATGTCGACCTTTGCCGGTGCGTCTGGGAGAAGTTTTCATGGCGCGTTCGCCGGAACGGAGAAGATGTATTATACCTCTGGACAGGATAGTTATGGATCGGAAACGGGGACAAAACAGGATGTGATATCGTCGATGGATGGGATAACATGGAGCACGGTGACATCCAGTGCGGGATACGGTGCGCGCACTGGCGCGGTTATCCTGGTCCATAACAGCAAAATATGGATCATTGCCGGAAAGAGCGATGGAAGCACATATCTGAAAAATGTGTGGAATACCCATTAA
- a CDS encoding class I SAM-dependent methyltransferase has translation MTNRIFRICYRIYVTIFPEPISNPLAYRIRRFVALAAKRMPDKSRVLDAGAGDAQYRPLFKDHDYVSLDKTPAYGIDIVADVSRMPVQSGSFDAVLSMQVLEHVPDPERAMKEMCRVLKKGGYLFLCVPQIHPPHMEPHDYFRYTSYGVRSLAEHVGFSVVSIRPQGGIFGVIARLIQVALPKVFNDHPWIYYPFHVIFSIPIFFINLLAFLLDFLDRRKSVTLNYECILQKKAGSGRAGRRR, from the coding sequence ATGACGAACAGGATATTCAGGATATGTTACCGGATATATGTGACGATATTCCCGGAGCCGATCAGCAATCCTCTCGCATACCGCATCCGCCGTTTCGTGGCTTTGGCGGCGAAGCGTATGCCGGACAAGAGCCGAGTTCTCGACGCTGGTGCCGGTGATGCTCAATACCGTCCGCTGTTCAAAGACCATGATTATGTGAGCCTGGACAAGACACCGGCATACGGTATCGATATCGTCGCCGACGTTTCCCGCATGCCGGTACAGAGCGGCAGCTTTGATGCGGTACTGTCGATGCAGGTGCTCGAACATGTCCCGGATCCCGAACGTGCGATGAAAGAGATGTGCCGTGTTCTCAAGAAGGGCGGTTATCTTTTCCTCTGTGTGCCGCAGATACATCCGCCGCATATGGAACCGCATGATTATTTCCGCTATACGTCCTACGGCGTGCGAAGTCTCGCGGAACACGTTGGATTTTCCGTAGTGTCCATTCGCCCGCAGGGCGGCATATTCGGTGTTATCGCGCGTCTCATACAGGTGGCGTTGCCGAAAGTATTCAACGACCACCCGTGGATATATTATCCTTTCCATGTCATCTTCAGCATTCCGATTTTCTTCATCAACCTGCTCGCCTTCCTGCTGGACTTCCTTGACCGCCGAAAATCCGTTACGCTCAATTATGAATGCATCTTGCAGAAAAAGGCCGGCAGCGGCCGGGCGGGAAGACGACGGTGA
- a CDS encoding class I SAM-dependent methyltransferase, translated as MTRRFRTDKRYKEFLVTSPESLYMKYCTDVLRYLSPRGKFLDVGCGTGTALRMLSRTRTRRDLFGIDVSGFFLKECRVKANVRRYSGSRIPYPDGYFSVVGSFTVFEHVADPYGFLREQIRVLEPGGVCIVATPNFLGIFNSVRGYSLREKFMRVLRYALGVPLEMNEPIERPQFMPDDDAVVVANSIPIVRYFRAQGLRILHNSGAMQPLPFPASILARMPLLRLLLPSCYIIARKEKQRSWRCA; from the coding sequence ATGACGCGGCGATTTCGCACCGATAAGCGGTACAAGGAATTCCTTGTAACATCACCGGAATCGCTGTACATGAAATATTGCACTGATGTCCTCCGGTATCTGTCCCCTCGCGGGAAATTCCTCGATGTCGGCTGCGGGACGGGGACCGCGCTGCGCATGCTTTCCCGGACACGTACCCGCCGAGATCTTTTCGGTATCGATGTCAGCGGCTTTTTTCTGAAAGAATGCAGGGTCAAGGCCAACGTGCGACGGTATAGCGGCTCCCGCATCCCCTATCCCGACGGCTATTTTTCTGTTGTTGGATCGTTCACGGTATTCGAGCATGTCGCCGACCCCTATGGCTTCCTCCGGGAGCAGATACGTGTTCTTGAACCGGGCGGGGTGTGCATCGTCGCAACGCCGAATTTCCTCGGGATATTCAACAGCGTCCGCGGATATTCGCTGAGGGAGAAATTCATGCGCGTACTCCGATACGCGCTCGGTGTGCCCTTGGAAATGAACGAGCCGATAGAACGTCCGCAATTCATGCCTGATGATGACGCCGTTGTCGTTGCCAACAGCATACCGATAGTGCGGTATTTCCGCGCACAGGGCTTGCGTATCCTTCACAACTCGGGGGCTATGCAGCCTCTGCCATTTCCCGCATCGATACTGGCCCGCATGCCGCTCCTCCGACTTCTTTTACCCTCGTGTTATATCATCGCTCGAAAGGAAAAACAGCGTTCATGGAGATGCGCATGA
- a CDS encoding class I SAM-dependent methyltransferase yields the protein MNKWESITRDLYREDNYRRMPEVYAFIRAEIAAAKPRTILDIGCGDGSLFDGLSGLRLFGVDVSREQIAIARKRGMDARYCNVDEKSLPFKTGSFDMVIASEVIEHVLVPDRLLSEARRVLKDAGKFILTTPNLASFGKRLLLLFGKNPFIELSPLEPDAVGHVRYFIYPTLVTLLSRNGWRVVKHTSDVINFDGSGRLCSRTLARIAPGFGRSILCVLEKQHDAAISHR from the coding sequence ATGAATAAGTGGGAATCGATCACGAGGGATCTCTATCGCGAGGATAATTATCGTCGGATGCCGGAAGTGTACGCATTCATCCGCGCCGAGATCGCGGCGGCGAAGCCGAGGACGATCCTTGATATCGGGTGCGGCGACGGGTCTCTTTTCGACGGTTTAAGCGGGCTGCGCCTTTTCGGGGTCGATGTTTCGCGTGAACAGATTGCAATCGCGCGAAAACGCGGGATGGATGCGCGCTACTGCAATGTCGATGAGAAATCTCTTCCGTTCAAAACCGGGTCGTTCGATATGGTCATCGCAAGCGAGGTCATCGAGCACGTTCTCGTACCGGATAGACTGCTGTCTGAGGCACGTCGCGTGCTTAAGGACGCAGGGAAATTCATACTGACCACGCCGAATCTCGCCAGTTTTGGCAAACGACTGCTGCTGCTGTTCGGAAAGAACCCGTTCATTGAGTTAAGCCCGCTTGAGCCCGATGCCGTCGGCCATGTGCGGTATTTCATCTACCCGACGCTTGTCACCCTTCTTTCCCGTAACGGCTGGCGTGTGGTCAAGCATACTTCCGATGTCATCAATTTTGACGGCAGCGGACGGCTTTGTTCGCGTACGCTGGCGCGTATCGCCCCCGGATTCGGTAGAAGCATACTGTGCGTTCTGGAGAAGCAGCATGACGCGGCGATTTCGCACCGATAA
- the asnB gene encoding asparagine synthase (glutamine-hydrolyzing): protein MCGIVGVVERSQAVDRTRFTAMVRSLILRGPDQEGIRIEKNIALGHRRLSIIDTSVHARQPLENEDASVRIVYNGEIYNYRQVKSALTEKHRFVSASDTEVLVHGYEEYGADLVRHVEGMFAFCIHDRTREQLFLARDHFGKKPLYYYLDDERFVFASELKAMLAYPPLKKRLSVDDRAVTQFLFYGYIPSPGSIFSQIRKVPPSTAFTFDIASWRIQDMNVYWEPGAIAVNRRISMDDTVAQTETLIDAAVQKRLMADVPLGVFLSGGIDSSIVTASLARHTDKVNAFTVSYRNAPEADESAYADYAAKRLGIPLDHCYLEGAAVKPAFEAMLDYLDEPLADAAVIPLYYVAQYAKKHITVALSGDGGDELFGGYEKHRAQVFIERLSFLRWLASAAAFLFPKDNVYRKFFTMLRYPFPVRQFIFGSGGLLPADAARLLGHTIDIRSVFREAFAWFEECKGHDILNRSLYLDCRLQLPDWYLVKGDRATMAASLEMRNPLLDKDLAEFVFSLPGSMKVNDGTSKYIIKRIAEKIFGRDFAYRPKRGFGVPLDRWIRSELSDLFKQHTGTGRFSNAYARVLYDEHCSGRADHRFTLLRILQLNVWAGKYE from the coding sequence ATGTGCGGCATTGTCGGCGTTGTTGAACGGTCGCAGGCGGTCGATCGCACACGGTTCACCGCCATGGTCCGTTCGCTCATCCTGCGCGGTCCCGATCAGGAAGGGATACGCATCGAGAAGAACATCGCGCTCGGTCATCGGCGCCTATCCATCATCGACACATCGGTACACGCGCGGCAGCCCCTTGAGAACGAGGATGCATCGGTACGCATCGTCTATAACGGAGAGATCTATAATTACCGGCAGGTGAAAAGCGCGCTCACAGAGAAGCATCGCTTCGTAAGCGCATCGGACACCGAAGTGCTCGTTCACGGCTATGAGGAATACGGTGCCGATCTCGTTCGTCACGTCGAAGGGATGTTCGCGTTCTGCATCCACGACAGGACGAGAGAGCAGCTCTTCCTCGCGCGCGATCATTTCGGGAAAAAGCCGCTCTACTATTATCTCGACGATGAACGCTTCGTCTTCGCGTCCGAACTCAAAGCCATGCTCGCGTATCCTCCGCTGAAAAAGCGTCTGTCCGTGGACGATCGCGCGGTAACGCAATTCCTTTTCTACGGCTATATCCCGTCGCCGGGGAGCATATTCTCGCAGATACGAAAAGTGCCTCCCTCAACGGCGTTCACCTTCGACATCGCCTCGTGGCGCATACAGGATATGAACGTATACTGGGAGCCTGGCGCCATTGCCGTGAACCGGCGTATATCGATGGACGATACCGTTGCGCAAACCGAAACACTTATCGATGCGGCCGTGCAGAAGCGGCTCATGGCCGACGTGCCGCTCGGCGTGTTCCTGAGCGGCGGCATTGATTCAAGCATTGTCACCGCTTCGCTTGCACGTCACACGGACAAGGTGAATGCGTTCACCGTGAGCTATCGCAACGCCCCGGAGGCGGATGAAAGCGCGTACGCGGACTACGCGGCGAAACGCCTCGGCATTCCCCTCGACCACTGCTATCTCGAGGGTGCCGCGGTCAAGCCCGCGTTCGAAGCCATGCTCGACTATCTCGATGAACCACTCGCGGACGCGGCCGTCATACCGCTTTACTATGTGGCTCAGTATGCGAAAAAGCATATCACGGTGGCGCTTTCCGGCGACGGCGGCGATGAACTGTTCGGCGGTTATGAGAAGCACCGCGCGCAGGTCTTCATCGAGCGATTGTCCTTCCTCCGCTGGCTCGCGTCGGCGGCGGCGTTCCTTTTCCCGAAGGACAACGTGTACCGGAAATTCTTCACGATGCTCCGCTATCCGTTCCCCGTACGGCAATTCATCTTCGGCAGCGGCGGACTCCTGCCCGCGGACGCGGCGCGGCTTCTCGGCCATACGATCGATATCCGCTCCGTGTTCCGTGAAGCGTTCGCCTGGTTTGAAGAATGCAAAGGCCATGATATACTCAATCGATCGCTCTATCTCGACTGCCGTTTGCAGCTCCCGGACTGGTATCTCGTGAAGGGCGACCGGGCCACCATGGCGGCATCGCTTGAGATGCGCAATCCATTGCTCGATAAGGATCTTGCTGAGTTCGTGTTCTCATTGCCGGGGAGTATGAAGGTGAATGACGGAACGTCAAAATATATCATAAAGCGCATCGCTGAAAAGATATTCGGCCGTGATTTTGCATACAGGCCGAAGCGCGGTTTTGGTGTTCCGCTTGACCGGTGGATACGATCCGAGCTCAGCGACCTGTTCAAGCAGCATACCGGAACGGGTCGATTCTCCAATGCATATGCAAGAGTACTTTACGACGAGCATTGTTCGGGACGTGCGGATCACCGATTCACGCTGCTACGAATATTGCAGCTGAACGTATGGGCGGGGAAATATGAATAA
- a CDS encoding acyltransferase, with translation MFEVLRFIYNQFLFRKARLRALLWGVLFKRLGKYTTIMRGVWITGPRGISLDDYVTINIHAVLDGNGGLTIGKHVLIGQYVTIISTMHGFDDISVTIAKQKDEYRPVTIGDEVWIGANTTILPGVTIGKGAVIGAGSVVTKDVPSYAIVAGVPAKVIRFRNGAKGKRKKVK, from the coding sequence ATGTTCGAGGTCCTGCGGTTTATTTACAATCAATTCCTGTTCAGAAAGGCCCGGCTGCGTGCACTGCTCTGGGGGGTGCTGTTCAAGCGCCTGGGAAAATACACGACGATCATGCGCGGCGTATGGATAACCGGCCCGCGCGGCATATCGCTTGACGATTACGTAACGATAAATATCCATGCCGTGCTCGACGGCAACGGCGGGCTTACGATAGGCAAGCATGTGCTCATTGGGCAATATGTTACGATAATATCGACGATGCACGGATTTGACGATATCTCGGTCACGATAGCGAAACAGAAGGATGAATATCGTCCGGTTACCATTGGCGATGAAGTTTGGATCGGTGCGAATACGACGATACTCCCCGGTGTCACTATCGGGAAGGGTGCCGTCATCGGCGCGGGGTCGGTCGTGACAAAGGATGTCCCCTCGTATGCCATCGTCGCCGGTGTTCCCGCGAAGGTGATACGCTTCCGCAACGGCGCAAAAGGGAAACGGAAAAAGGTGAAATAA
- a CDS encoding glycosyltransferase — translation MTASKRSRTPLVSAVITTRDRYELLCECIRSVAASSYRPIELIIIDDNSSDATKALTVPRLKRMTGSRIERVRIEHAKTNIKMVKARNLGAKLARGEYIAFIDDDNVIDKNMIRELVAFAQMHPEYGILGPSNYSARTKKRILDGQRINFFTGRTNGWVDRSGREYSDSDGIPNVFMIARSVFRKAGCFDEALVQTFTEPDFAFNARRYGIQSAFVSAAITHHNIPTGVYTPRTLGGEYKHKAYYTMRNRGFIIFRYGRWYHRVVYALVFSWIWALIYSALVVRFGRFDLVRLYWYGWRDAMIYFFTKKLVNSISRILR, via the coding sequence ATGACCGCATCCAAACGCTCCCGCACGCCCCTCGTATCGGCGGTCATAACAACGCGCGATCGTTACGAACTGCTCTGCGAGTGCATACGATCGGTCGCCGCATCATCGTATCGGCCGATCGAACTCATCATCATCGATGATAACTCGTCCGACGCAACGAAGGCCCTTACCGTGCCGCGCTTGAAGCGGATGACCGGAAGCCGCATCGAACGGGTGCGTATCGAGCATGCGAAAACGAACATCAAGATGGTCAAGGCGAGGAATCTCGGGGCGAAACTCGCGCGAGGGGAGTACATCGCTTTCATCGATGACGATAATGTCATCGATAAGAACATGATACGCGAGCTCGTGGCATTCGCACAGATGCATCCGGAGTACGGCATTCTCGGTCCGTCGAACTATTCGGCAAGAACAAAGAAGCGTATACTTGACGGGCAGCGGATAAATTTCTTCACCGGCCGCACCAATGGATGGGTGGATCGCTCCGGCCGCGAGTACAGTGACAGCGACGGCATCCCCAATGTGTTCATGATAGCACGTTCCGTTTTCAGGAAAGCGGGGTGTTTCGATGAGGCCCTCGTGCAGACGTTCACCGAGCCTGATTTCGCGTTCAATGCCCGGCGGTACGGCATACAGTCGGCGTTCGTGTCCGCTGCGATCACGCATCACAATATCCCCACCGGTGTGTACACGCCGCGGACGCTCGGCGGCGAGTACAAGCACAAGGCGTATTACACCATGCGCAATCGCGGGTTCATCATATTCCGTTACGGGCGGTGGTATCATCGCGTCGTGTACGCCCTTGTCTTCTCCTGGATATGGGCCCTCATCTATTCGGCGCTCGTCGTCCGTTTCGGCAGGTTCGATCTCGTGCGATTGTACTGGTACGGATGGCGCGATGCGATGATATACTTTTTCACGAAGAAGCTTGTCAACAGCATATCGCGTATTCTCAGATAA
- a CDS encoding radical SAM protein → MAHARKKILLVYPGVFDSPFPELPMPLLYLSWALKKHGYIVDILDTRLTDFRSVTDLSPYLFAGISTMTGSMITHALAFASHARALAPALPLVWGGIHPTLLTEETLADTHVDIIVRGEGETTVCELADALSSGASLDTIAGVSFKRGGEMIHNPERPFLDMNTFDPELPYELFDLKRYTVSPFPVHTSRGCPHRCGFCYNMAFNHRRWRSKNAARTLDEIAYIVKRFNPAHICFTWEDEFFINVPRVREIAEGLLSRSITVSWESFCRFDSFTRVDDEALKVMERSGLRLLSFGGESGSERMLDTVICKDIKLDQVREATRRLSRTSIRQVISFMSGLPGETDEDMSKTFSFMDELATINGTIYFNGVFLYTPYPGTPLFERIVREYGYRPPTSFSAWGNFGIYRDVGATWYKPRYLKKYRAVSILTRFPFWKKEFALSDVKRGIVPERFARFPLNLVYFFYTRMAMFRWKHRWFRFAFEWSLLERMLARVRGFV, encoded by the coding sequence ATGGCTCACGCACGGAAAAAGATACTGCTCGTATACCCGGGGGTATTTGACAGTCCGTTCCCGGAGCTGCCGATGCCGCTCCTCTATCTTTCATGGGCGCTCAAAAAACACGGCTACATCGTCGACATACTCGACACGCGCCTCACCGATTTCCGGTCCGTGACCGACCTTTCGCCGTACCTCTTCGCCGGCATAAGCACGATGACCGGTTCGATGATAACGCACGCCCTTGCTTTCGCTTCGCATGCCCGCGCACTCGCCCCGGCACTGCCGCTCGTGTGGGGGGGCATACACCCGACGCTCCTCACCGAAGAGACGCTCGCCGACACCCATGTCGATATCATCGTTCGCGGCGAGGGCGAAACAACGGTGTGCGAACTCGCCGATGCGCTCTCTTCCGGCGCTTCGCTCGATACAATAGCGGGGGTATCGTTCAAACGGGGCGGCGAGATGATACACAATCCGGAGCGGCCGTTCCTGGACATGAACACCTTCGACCCCGAACTCCCGTACGAATTATTCGACCTCAAACGCTACACGGTTTCCCCGTTCCCCGTGCACACGAGCCGCGGCTGTCCGCATCGCTGCGGGTTCTGCTACAATATGGCGTTCAATCATCGCCGCTGGCGCTCAAAGAATGCAGCACGTACGCTCGATGAGATAGCATATATCGTAAAGCGATTCAACCCCGCGCATATCTGCTTCACTTGGGAGGATGAATTCTTCATCAATGTGCCGCGCGTGCGCGAGATAGCCGAGGGGCTTCTTTCCCGCTCGATCACGGTGAGCTGGGAATCGTTCTGCCGCTTCGACAGCTTCACCCGCGTGGATGATGAAGCGTTGAAGGTCATGGAACGCTCGGGGCTTCGGCTCCTCAGTTTCGGCGGCGAGTCGGGGTCGGAGCGCATGCTCGATACGGTCATCTGCAAGGACATAAAGCTCGATCAAGTGCGCGAGGCGACACGGCGTCTTTCACGTACAAGCATACGGCAGGTGATATCATTCATGTCGGGGCTGCCGGGTGAGACGGATGAGGATATGTCGAAAACGTTCTCGTTCATGGATGAGCTCGCGACGATCAACGGCACTATCTACTTCAACGGCGTCTTCCTCTACACGCCGTACCCCGGCACACCGCTTTTTGAGCGCATCGTGCGCGAATACGGCTATCGCCCGCCGACGTCGTTCTCCGCGTGGGGGAATTTCGGCATCTATCGCGATGTCGGCGCTACTTGGTACAAGCCGCGGTATCTCAAAAAATACCGCGCAGTATCGATACTCACGCGCTTCCCGTTCTGGAAAAAGGAATTCGCCCTCTCCGATGTGAAACGCGGCATTGTGCCTGAGCGCTTTGCCCGTTTCCCGCTCAATCTCGTGTACTTTTTCTACACGCGCATGGCGATGTTCCGCTGGAAGCATCGCTGGTTTCGCTTCGCCTTCGAATGGTCGCTGCTCGAACGCATGCTCGCCCGCGTCCGCGGATTTGTATAA
- a CDS encoding radical SAM protein, which yields MRIILLRPTYGSRFQVNPPLSLGYLSASLKKNGYSDVSLIDGSLSLLTPVHAAGLAAEKRPDIVGIQVYTGSHNWTKEFIPLLKARLPNVIVIVGGPHITALQGLALDHIGADYGVMGEGETAIVEFAEHIEGKRDASSVSGLIYANGGRWCHAAVNFGFLRDANELPFPDWDLIDPRRYYPYLQGASMPIRGKRPVPILTSRGCPYRCTFCSSGLTNKRRMRYRDPANIIAEMKMLRERFGADEIFFTDDNLTMDTARAEAIFDMMIAENVRMHWRAPNGIRIDRLTEALVGKMARSGGYFVGLGVETGDQDIMKKIRKHLDLAVVAPVVSLFHKHGIKVSGFFMCGMRGETEEHIERSMRFALSVPFDRIQVSNYIPYPGSEDFEAIFEPMSDAYAARVDAFQKNETVPSFQDISLPRIIALQERFIKRFYLRPRVLLSLLLNIRLSQIKAILEHPWIRRWFSKEKQWYDEQ from the coding sequence ATGAGGATAATCCTTCTCCGCCCCACATACGGCTCACGATTCCAGGTCAATCCGCCGCTCTCGCTCGGCTATCTGAGCGCATCGCTCAAGAAGAACGGCTACAGCGATGTTTCCCTCATCGACGGTTCGCTCTCGCTGCTCACGCCCGTACATGCCGCGGGACTTGCCGCAGAGAAGCGGCCGGACATCGTCGGCATTCAGGTGTACACCGGCTCGCATAATTGGACGAAGGAATTCATCCCGCTTCTCAAGGCACGCCTCCCGAATGTCATTGTCATTGTCGGCGGACCGCATATCACGGCACTTCAGGGACTTGCACTCGATCATATCGGCGCCGACTACGGCGTCATGGGCGAAGGCGAAACGGCTATCGTTGAATTCGCAGAACACATCGAAGGAAAACGTGATGCTTCATCGGTGAGCGGTCTCATCTATGCGAATGGCGGTCGGTGGTGCCATGCGGCCGTCAATTTCGGTTTTCTCCGCGACGCGAACGAATTACCGTTCCCCGATTGGGACCTTATCGATCCGCGGCGCTACTATCCCTACCTGCAGGGTGCGTCCATGCCGATACGCGGCAAACGCCCGGTGCCGATACTCACGAGCCGCGGCTGCCCGTATCGATGCACGTTCTGTTCGTCGGGGCTCACCAATAAACGGCGCATGCGCTACCGCGATCCGGCGAACATCATCGCTGAGATGAAAATGCTCAGGGAGCGCTTCGGCGCCGACGAGATATTCTTCACCGATGACAATCTGACGATGGACACCGCACGCGCGGAAGCGATATTCGACATGATGATCGCTGAGAACGTCCGCATGCATTGGCGTGCGCCCAACGGCATACGCATCGATCGTCTGACGGAAGCGCTTGTCGGAAAAATGGCGCGCTCGGGCGGCTACTTCGTCGGGCTCGGCGTTGAAACGGGCGATCAGGATATCATGAAAAAGATACGCAAGCACCTCGATCTCGCTGTCGTAGCGCCGGTCGTGTCGCTCTTCCACAAGCACGGCATAAAGGTGAGCGGATTCTTCATGTGCGGCATGCGCGGTGAGACCGAGGAGCATATCGAGCGCTCGATGCGCTTTGCGCTCTCGGTGCCGTTCGACCGGATACAGGTGAGCAATTACATACCGTATCCCGGGAGCGAGGATTTCGAAGCGATATTCGAGCCGATGAGCGATGCATACGCTGCGCGCGTGGATGCATTCCAGAAGAACGAGACCGTGCCATCGTTCCAGGACATCTCCCTTCCGCGCATCATCGCGCTGCAGGAGCGTTTCATAAAAAGATTCTATCTGCGCCCGCGTGTCCTGCTGTCATTGCTCCTGAACATACGGTTAAGCCAGATAAAAGCGATACTCGAGCATCCGTGGATACGCCGCTGGTTCTCGAAAGAAAAACAGTGGTACGACGAGCAGTAG